The Phycisphaeraceae bacterium genome has a window encoding:
- a CDS encoding NTP transferase domain-containing protein: MKGVILAGGLGTRLLPLTRVTNKHLLPVYDRPMIYYPIDCLLNAGIDQILIVTGGEHAGDFLKLLGNGKALGIRELQYTYQEGEGGIADALKLAEDFADGEKICVVLGDNIIERDIRHAVADFFTQRTGAKLLLKEVPDPHRFGVARFEDDRIVEIIEKPKDPPSNLAVIGIYMYDNDVFDFARDLKPSARGELEITDVNNAYLKRGDLTYDVLEGWWTDAGTFESLHRASNLVTQTGANRVDRAERRAARPKVTEAV, translated from the coding sequence ATGAAAGGCGTGATTCTTGCAGGCGGGCTTGGCACGCGGCTGCTGCCGCTCACCCGAGTCACCAACAAGCACCTTCTGCCGGTGTACGACCGGCCGATGATCTACTACCCCATCGACTGCCTGCTCAACGCGGGCATCGACCAGATTCTCATCGTCACCGGCGGTGAGCACGCGGGCGACTTCCTCAAGCTGCTGGGCAATGGCAAGGCGCTGGGCATCCGGGAACTTCAGTACACCTATCAGGAAGGGGAGGGCGGCATCGCCGATGCGCTCAAACTGGCCGAGGACTTCGCCGACGGCGAGAAGATCTGCGTGGTTCTGGGCGACAACATCATCGAGCGCGACATCCGCCACGCGGTGGCGGACTTCTTCACGCAGCGCACCGGCGCCAAACTGCTGCTGAAGGAGGTTCCCGATCCGCATCGGTTCGGCGTGGCGCGGTTCGAGGACGACCGGATCGTCGAGATCATCGAGAAGCCCAAGGATCCCCCTTCCAACCTCGCCGTCATTGGCATTTACATGTACGACAACGACGTGTTCGACTTCGCCCGCGATCTCAAGCCCAGCGCCCGCGGCGAACTGGAGATCACGGATGTGAACAACGCCTACCTGAAGCGCGGCGACCTGACCTACGACGTGCTGGAGGGATGGTGGACCGATGCGGGAACGTTCGAGTCGCTGCACCGGGCGAGCAATCTGGTCACGCAGACCGGGGCCAACCGCGTCGATCGGGCCGAGCGGCGTGCCGCGCGGCCGAAGGTGACGGAAGCCGTGTAG
- a CDS encoding tetratricopeptide repeat protein, with amino-acid sequence MKLTKRGKRRLLMVTAIVVALAALGGAALGVRAYLTERRIQQAREHGVEHHAAGRYREAIRALGQYYGRYPDDIEAALLLADARLRVPEPDGRHVRASTAVYRSVLERDTDNRTALEGLLGIFRQIGRRVDMMDIAERLVAIDPAHEGALMALIAGHMASGAFEPAKLRASQLTRIDPDRYEYREVELGVLERSGADFQALSAYCDALMAEQKAADGRWLVLRGILRYRFQQSQSGRADLLEAARLGVERDVFEYLLWSLEQIGERDTADEFLTSTRGRFPDEWWPVEVAVRREWVHGRPDLAQTTLDSALAAMKTEPTPAILRWQALLATVRQDDAQVSQLLARLEEAAAAMPSDERDLTNAWGDAIEARREANTGRWREALRAYDSALGRLQGATKTMAAGVDVAVLFHLQGEALAALGETPAAMVAFRRAYEETRRMWIVPGVGLAESLLRMGRLDEAFITVHDMTRSTRPSVIGPYLSLGRIWLAVEQAGIALPDLGRQPAWPDALTFLQSLYEGTGGTADVLPLLAQAMWQRGDAAGLRALLAQAASQGNVPDRVKAQLAHLAVDARVEIPAALAEAAGSDDAAMDLAWARARALGRSGRIEAGLAELDRVVDLQASSPPMKWRLNRVRYLEEFDLPSVREALSDLLNDPSLPSDALDMLLSLNSTWRDAETLGRALSRLESIAPPGSSRLILGRAQYTLRFDADNQQALAAALADVDGLRERGGGDSVAVLTTLARLHLAIGPGNRRMAAGLLRQAVERWPQQTTLYPQLIALLQELGEFSSAERYLRQFETYRGADQEVSRAAASLFARQGDFEAAVARFDVVARASGEQTDRLTLAAWRLRAGRYDEAWALLDELVRETPCSPMAVLLAVQHQVARGNWSRAESILNNAALERESLRLMLWGAYHVQRGDHATAQQFLLRAAESDPDNVTTSVWLARHAMMQGKADEAIRIASAALQRHPEEEDLRLLIAAAALGGDESARREALSTFEQLRGDNTALVETVRLFSRVVSSDGSMSRKVEDLRAASELASKHPTFLPAARLAFMLHRIAGDTDGARRVAEQAMLRMPGDPEPAQWMTEILIDRGELERALTNAEAWRRRSLADPYEASIVLASIALDLKNFNRAYEVLAPMVERFRAERRRDPRGFERWVVTLMLAGRIDEAYREVVEDMSGDEGVFSTWLSNAQTLSGDLASAALNRAAEQAVSFERRLHLALAWATVGQRIARQPQGAARAAMCFTRAREAVQSAVGSSEPTPEALRTIAIITAAEGRTEEAVSQYRELLRRDPNDPIALNNLAMLLVTAVSRADEALPLSERLVGLHGDVPDFLDTHALVLMHAGRLDDSLQTIDLALARQAENPALLLTRARILIRRGDATGARSIVSRVESLLRHALIVPVEVADALDEIRASLQASAPPSVAWSQLAA; translated from the coding sequence GTGAAACTGACGAAACGAGGAAAGCGCCGGCTGCTGATGGTCACGGCCATCGTCGTCGCTCTGGCGGCGCTTGGTGGAGCCGCGCTGGGCGTTCGCGCGTATCTGACCGAGCGACGCATTCAGCAGGCGCGTGAGCATGGCGTGGAGCATCACGCCGCAGGACGATACCGCGAGGCCATCCGGGCGCTCGGCCAGTACTATGGGCGCTATCCCGATGACATCGAGGCGGCGCTGCTGCTGGCGGATGCCCGGCTGCGGGTTCCTGAACCCGATGGCCGCCACGTGCGCGCCTCCACGGCGGTGTATCGTTCGGTGCTGGAACGTGACACGGACAATCGGACGGCGCTCGAGGGACTGCTGGGAATCTTCCGCCAGATCGGTCGTCGCGTGGACATGATGGACATCGCCGAGCGCCTGGTGGCGATCGATCCGGCGCACGAGGGTGCGCTGATGGCCCTCATCGCGGGGCACATGGCGTCGGGCGCGTTTGAGCCCGCGAAGTTGCGTGCATCCCAGTTGACGCGCATCGATCCGGACCGCTACGAGTACCGTGAAGTCGAGTTGGGCGTGCTCGAACGATCGGGGGCGGACTTCCAGGCGCTGAGCGCCTATTGCGACGCTCTCATGGCCGAACAGAAGGCGGCGGACGGCCGCTGGCTGGTGCTGCGCGGGATTCTGCGCTATCGGTTTCAGCAGTCACAGTCGGGACGAGCCGACCTTCTGGAAGCCGCGCGGCTCGGCGTCGAGCGAGATGTCTTTGAATACCTGCTCTGGTCTCTCGAGCAGATCGGAGAGCGGGACACCGCGGACGAGTTCCTGACCTCGACCCGTGGTCGGTTCCCTGACGAGTGGTGGCCGGTCGAGGTTGCCGTTCGGCGCGAGTGGGTTCATGGACGCCCCGATCTCGCGCAGACGACCCTGGATTCGGCGCTGGCCGCCATGAAGACGGAGCCCACGCCCGCCATCCTGCGATGGCAGGCCTTGCTGGCGACGGTGCGTCAGGACGACGCTCAGGTGAGTCAGCTTCTGGCGCGGCTTGAGGAAGCCGCGGCCGCCATGCCTTCGGATGAGCGCGACCTGACGAATGCCTGGGGCGACGCCATCGAAGCGCGTCGGGAGGCCAACACCGGGCGTTGGCGCGAGGCCCTGCGAGCGTACGACAGCGCCTTGGGGCGTCTGCAAGGCGCCACGAAGACAATGGCGGCTGGTGTGGATGTCGCCGTGCTGTTCCATCTGCAGGGTGAGGCCCTGGCCGCCCTGGGTGAGACACCGGCGGCCATGGTTGCGTTTCGTCGGGCGTACGAGGAAACCCGCCGGATGTGGATCGTGCCGGGGGTCGGATTGGCCGAATCGCTGCTGCGCATGGGGCGCCTGGATGAGGCGTTCATCACGGTCCACGACATGACGCGCAGCACTCGGCCCAGTGTGATCGGTCCGTATCTGAGTCTCGGAAGAATCTGGCTGGCTGTCGAGCAGGCGGGCATTGCGCTTCCCGATCTTGGTCGTCAGCCGGCGTGGCCCGATGCACTGACGTTCCTTCAGTCGCTCTACGAGGGAACCGGCGGTACGGCGGATGTTCTCCCGTTGCTGGCCCAGGCGATGTGGCAGCGCGGCGACGCCGCTGGCCTGCGCGCCTTGCTGGCGCAGGCCGCCTCGCAAGGCAACGTGCCTGATCGCGTGAAGGCCCAGCTGGCGCATCTGGCGGTGGATGCCCGGGTCGAGATTCCCGCGGCGCTCGCCGAGGCCGCCGGGTCGGATGACGCGGCGATGGACCTTGCCTGGGCGAGGGCCCGGGCGCTGGGACGATCGGGCCGCATCGAGGCGGGTCTGGCCGAGCTGGACCGGGTGGTCGATCTGCAGGCGTCTTCGCCGCCGATGAAGTGGCGGCTCAACCGCGTTCGCTACCTGGAGGAGTTCGATCTCCCTTCCGTCCGCGAGGCGCTGAGCGACCTTTTGAACGATCCGTCGTTGCCGAGCGACGCACTGGACATGCTTCTGTCGCTCAACTCGACATGGCGTGATGCCGAGACGCTCGGTCGAGCCCTGTCGCGGCTCGAGTCGATCGCTCCGCCCGGCTCCAGTCGTCTGATTCTCGGTCGGGCGCAGTACACGCTGCGATTCGACGCCGACAACCAGCAGGCCCTGGCGGCGGCGCTCGCCGACGTGGACGGCCTCCGCGAGCGCGGCGGGGGAGATTCTGTCGCCGTGCTGACCACGCTCGCAAGATTGCATCTGGCCATCGGACCGGGCAATCGCCGCATGGCGGCGGGGCTGCTGCGTCAGGCGGTGGAGCGATGGCCTCAGCAGACGACGCTCTATCCCCAGCTGATCGCCCTGCTGCAGGAACTGGGCGAGTTCTCCTCGGCGGAGCGATACCTCCGACAGTTCGAGACCTATCGAGGCGCCGACCAGGAAGTCAGTCGTGCCGCGGCTTCGCTGTTCGCCCGACAGGGTGACTTTGAAGCGGCGGTCGCTCGATTTGACGTGGTGGCGCGAGCGTCAGGAGAACAGACCGACCGCCTGACGCTGGCGGCCTGGCGCCTGCGGGCCGGACGGTACGACGAGGCCTGGGCGCTGCTCGACGAACTGGTGCGGGAGACGCCGTGCTCACCCATGGCCGTGCTTCTGGCGGTGCAGCATCAGGTCGCCCGAGGCAACTGGTCGAGGGCGGAGTCGATCCTGAACAACGCGGCGCTGGAGCGCGAGTCGCTGCGCCTGATGCTGTGGGGCGCCTATCACGTGCAGCGGGGGGACCATGCGACCGCCCAGCAGTTCCTGCTGCGCGCCGCGGAATCTGATCCCGACAACGTAACCACCAGCGTCTGGCTGGCGCGTCATGCCATGATGCAGGGGAAGGCCGATGAGGCGATCCGCATCGCCAGTGCGGCATTGCAGCGCCATCCCGAGGAGGAGGATCTGCGTCTGCTCATCGCCGCCGCCGCCCTGGGCGGCGATGAATCGGCCCGGCGCGAGGCGCTCAGCACCTTCGAGCAGCTTCGCGGGGACAACACGGCGCTGGTCGAGACCGTGCGACTGTTCAGCCGCGTCGTCTCCAGCGACGGGAGCATGTCAAGGAAGGTTGAGGATCTTCGCGCCGCCAGCGAACTGGCGTCGAAGCACCCGACGTTCCTTCCGGCGGCGCGGCTGGCGTTCATGCTGCACCGGATCGCCGGCGACACCGACGGCGCCCGACGTGTGGCTGAGCAGGCCATGCTGCGGATGCCCGGTGATCCCGAACCGGCGCAGTGGATGACCGAAATCCTGATCGACCGTGGCGAACTGGAGCGGGCCCTGACGAATGCCGAGGCCTGGAGGCGCCGCTCGCTGGCTGATCCCTACGAGGCCAGCATCGTTCTGGCTTCGATCGCGCTGGATCTGAAGAACTTCAACCGCGCGTACGAAGTGCTGGCGCCCATGGTGGAGCGGTTCCGGGCCGAGCGCCGCCGCGACCCCCGCGGATTTGAGCGATGGGTCGTGACGCTCATGCTTGCCGGCCGTATCGACGAGGCCTACCGCGAAGTCGTCGAGGACATGAGCGGCGACGAGGGAGTCTTCTCGACCTGGCTGAGCAATGCCCAGACGCTCAGCGGCGATCTGGCGTCCGCCGCGCTCAACCGCGCGGCGGAGCAGGCCGTCTCCTTCGAGCGACGGCTCCACCTGGCGCTCGCCTGGGCCACGGTGGGACAGCGAATCGCCCGTCAGCCGCAGGGCGCGGCTCGCGCCGCCATGTGCTTCACGCGGGCTCGCGAGGCCGTTCAGTCGGCGGTCGGCTCGTCCGAGCCCACGCCGGAAGCACTTCGGACGATTGCGATCATCACCGCCGCGGAAGGGCGCACGGAGGAGGCGGTGTCGCAGTATCGAGAGCTGCTGCGGCGCGATCCGAATGATCCCATCGCCCTGAACAACCTGGCCATGCTGCTGGTCACCGCCGTGTCCCGTGCGGATGAAGCGCTCCCGCTCTCGGAGCGGCTGGTCGGTCTGCACGGCGACGTCCCGGACTTCCTGGACACGCACGCCCTGGTGCTCATGCACGCCGGGCGGCTTGATGATTCGCTGCAGACGATCGACCTGGCGCTGGCCCGGCAGGCGGAAAACCCGGCGCTGCTGCTCACCAGGGCGCGCATTCTGATTCGCCGGGGCGACGCAACCGGAGCCAGGAGCATCGTGTCGCGCGTGGAGTCGCTGCTGCGGCATGCCCTGATCGTGCCGGTCGAGGTGGCCGACGCCCTGGACGAGATTCGCGCCTCGTTGCAGGCGTCCGCGCCGCCGTCTGTTGCCTGGAGCCAGCTCGCGGCCTGA
- a CDS encoding sugar transferase gives MPQQIEPMKPRASDRETTMHRGPMIWGLDARALHEAYWRSRGVQVIECGRDALIDRDAELYMLVEPDCLAEFDLPTVTERMTWNGAAVMRLRLSSPGDDHYAERIQLAGSAPPTDANLQSSIAPRIERIQRLYRTARPDSHRLILTRSREHAEVWCRESNRRAAWMRIRRSLPYYRVVHWRCAGLLLDAASPDSAGRYLHRLVRNWTDPDSSIEGIQEIAPQVWALKECRLGPESLVIGPVWLGAGHRADSSVLLVGPDYEPDAPVAEHQPRASVNVSERVTSTGDASAVSTGYVRVRPIGEVEPGNRQSESDDRDESDDVGRSTNEPIAALSPLFLISKRLFDIAVSTAVLLAVLPLLLGLALAVVISDGRPIFYGHLRQSRGGRLFRCWKFRTMRRDADRMTRELQSLNRCDGPQFYIVDDPRVTRIGRFMRRYHLDELPQFWNVLIGDMSIVGPRPSPDSENQYCPPWRETRLSVRPGITGLWQVERTRAPGLDFQEWIRFDTEYVRNAGFLLDCRILLKTIQRLFSQRHAPEASRPSSEQLVASAGSAGDPTHPASG, from the coding sequence ATGCCGCAGCAGATCGAGCCGATGAAGCCGCGTGCATCCGATCGGGAAACGACCATGCATCGCGGCCCGATGATCTGGGGGCTCGATGCACGCGCCCTCCACGAGGCGTACTGGCGATCCCGCGGCGTTCAGGTCATCGAGTGCGGTCGGGACGCGCTCATCGACCGCGACGCGGAGCTCTACATGCTGGTCGAGCCCGATTGCCTGGCTGAGTTCGATCTTCCGACAGTGACGGAGCGCATGACGTGGAACGGCGCCGCGGTCATGCGCCTTCGGCTGTCGTCGCCGGGTGACGACCATTACGCCGAACGGATTCAACTGGCGGGCTCCGCTCCCCCGACGGATGCCAATCTCCAGTCCTCGATCGCTCCGCGCATCGAGCGCATCCAGCGGCTGTATCGAACCGCGCGGCCTGATTCGCACCGCCTGATTCTGACGCGGAGTCGGGAGCACGCGGAGGTCTGGTGCAGGGAATCCAATCGACGTGCGGCGTGGATGCGCATCCGTCGCTCGCTGCCGTACTACCGCGTCGTTCATTGGCGATGTGCCGGTCTGCTTCTGGATGCCGCCAGTCCTGATTCGGCCGGTCGCTACCTGCATCGCCTGGTCCGCAACTGGACTGATCCCGATTCTTCCATCGAGGGCATCCAGGAAATTGCGCCTCAGGTCTGGGCGCTGAAGGAGTGCCGTCTCGGGCCGGAGTCTCTCGTGATCGGACCGGTGTGGCTTGGCGCGGGTCATCGGGCGGATTCATCGGTTCTCCTGGTGGGACCGGACTATGAGCCCGATGCGCCGGTCGCCGAGCATCAGCCGCGCGCCTCTGTCAACGTGAGTGAACGAGTCACGAGCACCGGAGACGCTTCCGCTGTTTCGACCGGATATGTCCGTGTACGGCCCATCGGAGAGGTGGAGCCGGGCAATCGTCAGAGCGAGTCGGATGATCGTGACGAATCGGACGACGTGGGCCGTTCGACGAACGAACCAATCGCGGCGTTGTCGCCGTTGTTTCTCATCTCGAAGCGACTGTTCGACATCGCGGTCAGCACAGCGGTGCTTCTGGCCGTCCTGCCGCTGCTGCTCGGACTGGCGCTGGCGGTGGTGATCAGCGACGGGCGTCCGATCTTCTACGGCCATCTGCGCCAGTCGCGGGGGGGACGGCTGTTCCGCTGCTGGAAATTCCGCACCATGCGTCGCGACGCCGATCGCATGACACGGGAGCTTCAGTCGCTCAACCGGTGTGATGGTCCGCAGTTCTACATTGTCGATGATCCGCGCGTCACGCGCATTGGACGCTTCATGCGGCGATACCACCTCGATGAACTGCCGCAGTTCTGGAACGTCCTGATCGGCGACATGAGCATCGTCGGTCCCCGCCCCAGCCCGGACAGTGAGAATCAGTACTGCCCCCCGTGGCGCGAGACGCGTCTCAGCGTGCGGCCCGGGATTACCGGTCTCTGGCAGGTGGAGCGTACGCGAGCCCCGGGCCTGGACTTTCAGGAATGGATTCGATTCGACACCGAGTACGTGCGGAACGCCGGGTTCCTGCTCGACTGCCGCATTCTGCTCAAGACCATCCAGCGGCTCTTCTCGCAGCGCCACGCGCCGGAGGCGAGCCGTCCGTCGTCGGAACAGCTGGTTGCATCTGCCGGCTCGGCTGGCGATCCGACGCATCCCGCATCGGGGTGA
- a CDS encoding exosortase-associated EpsI family protein — protein sequence MNRPVTGWRRLLRLVNEFAPMLAVVLLIAAPAVLPTVEPLTPAMLERTERIVKAIEQAPWVVGRWTGRGVTVPPSAWRILKPSAILSRRYRETSHDADSGRAPMDVTFTVVHCTNLRDMQGHYPPICYPAHGWRTNDASTRVIAWRNSSIGEASVMFYEFDQRGVFGDVQTIRVLNFFIMPNGMITPDMDGLRSMARWRGASNYGIAQVQLVGGASLDPVEGLKILSEMVDGMPELFGVLMRKGEETGHG from the coding sequence ATGAACCGTCCCGTGACCGGCTGGCGACGATTGTTGCGGCTCGTGAACGAGTTCGCGCCGATGCTCGCCGTGGTTCTGCTGATCGCCGCGCCCGCCGTGCTTCCCACGGTTGAGCCGTTGACGCCGGCCATGCTCGAGCGCACGGAGCGCATCGTGAAGGCGATCGAGCAGGCGCCGTGGGTGGTGGGGCGATGGACGGGTCGAGGCGTGACCGTGCCGCCGTCGGCGTGGAGAATCCTCAAGCCCTCGGCGATCCTCAGCCGTCGCTATCGCGAGACCAGCCACGACGCCGACTCCGGGCGCGCGCCCATGGACGTGACCTTCACCGTGGTGCACTGCACCAACCTTCGCGACATGCAGGGGCACTACCCCCCGATCTGCTACCCGGCGCACGGGTGGCGCACCAACGACGCCTCGACGCGCGTCATCGCATGGCGGAATTCGTCGATCGGCGAGGCGTCGGTCATGTTCTATGAGTTTGATCAGCGCGGGGTGTTCGGCGATGTTCAGACGATCCGCGTGCTCAACTTCTTCATCATGCCCAACGGGATGATCACGCCGGACATGGACGGCTTGCGCTCCATGGCGAGGTGGCGCGGCGCATCAAACTACGGCATCGCGCAGGTGCAGCTCGTGGGGGGCGCCTCGCTTGATCCAGTCGAGGGATTGAAGATTCTTTCGGAGATGGTTGATGGCATGCCGGAGCTGTTCGGCGTGCTGATGCGGAAGGGAGAGGAAACCGGTCATGGTTGA
- a CDS encoding exosortase/archaeosortase family protein, protein MSEPVRRIPWQHGRAWTARDFALMALIVGLALWAVRQEIASIIQIGLGDSEQSHVLLVPFIAGWLLWLRRDRLPFLRHQPSMLGPLLIAAGWASVWFGYETDTMVLQHGGALVLILGALLSTTGPLLLRQFMPVLLVFVFFIPVPGVLRQQITIPLQYIAASITHQVLGIVGIAAEKTGNVIIVQGQQVAVGEACNGMRMVFALTLVVYALVFSVPLKRNTKLLLLAVSPLLALVCNVIRLVPTAVVYGYGSATFAEQFHDLAGWVMLPVALGALVMLLRFMRWLELPVSHWRLSQ, encoded by the coding sequence GTGAGCGAACCGGTTCGCCGCATTCCGTGGCAGCACGGGCGCGCCTGGACGGCGCGAGACTTTGCATTGATGGCGCTGATTGTCGGACTGGCTCTATGGGCGGTTCGGCAGGAGATCGCCAGCATCATTCAGATTGGACTGGGGGATTCCGAGCAGAGCCACGTGCTGCTCGTGCCCTTTATCGCCGGATGGCTTCTGTGGCTGCGTCGTGATCGTCTGCCGTTCCTGCGGCATCAACCGTCCATGCTGGGGCCGCTCCTCATCGCGGCAGGGTGGGCAAGCGTGTGGTTCGGGTATGAGACCGACACCATGGTGCTGCAGCATGGCGGCGCGCTGGTGCTGATCCTGGGAGCACTGCTGAGCACGACCGGTCCGCTGCTGCTGCGGCAGTTCATGCCGGTGCTGCTGGTCTTCGTGTTCTTCATCCCCGTGCCAGGCGTTCTTCGGCAGCAGATCACCATTCCACTGCAGTACATCGCCGCGTCGATCACGCATCAGGTGCTGGGCATCGTGGGCATCGCCGCCGAGAAGACCGGCAACGTCATCATCGTGCAGGGCCAGCAGGTGGCGGTGGGCGAGGCGTGCAACGGCATGCGCATGGTGTTTGCGCTGACGCTGGTTGTCTACGCCCTGGTCTTCTCCGTGCCGCTGAAACGGAACACGAAGCTGCTTCTGCTGGCGGTCAGTCCGCTGCTGGCGCTGGTCTGCAACGTGATCCGGCTGGTGCCCACGGCGGTCGTCTACGGGTATGGATCGGCGACGTTCGCGGAGCAGTTTCATGATCTGGCCGGGTGGGTGATGCTGCCGGTGGCCCTCGGGGCGCTGGTGATGCTGCTCCGCTTCATGCGATGGCTTGAACTGCCGGTGTCGCACTGGAGGTTGTCGCAATGA
- a CDS encoding dTDP-4-dehydrorhamnose 3,5-epimerase family protein: MSHVPVQSVRELSVGWKEAYEAAVKVGEPVFVPQRHYCDDRGYSLMNLLGGVLSSEGQINFSVQYPGVVKAWHRHQHQTDFWVCVSGHLKAGICAADRSRAWVVVMGEKRPGVLVIPPTLWHGAATVGPNPAGLLYYVTRAFNPASPDEERLAWDGVAGFPWETQHR, from the coding sequence ATGAGCCATGTCCCCGTACAATCTGTCCGAGAACTGAGTGTTGGATGGAAGGAGGCGTACGAGGCGGCTGTGAAGGTGGGAGAACCGGTCTTCGTGCCCCAGCGGCACTACTGCGACGACCGCGGCTATTCGCTGATGAATCTGCTGGGCGGGGTGCTTTCGTCGGAGGGGCAGATCAACTTCTCCGTGCAGTACCCCGGGGTGGTCAAGGCCTGGCATCGTCATCAGCACCAGACCGACTTTTGGGTGTGCGTGTCAGGCCACCTGAAGGCGGGCATCTGCGCCGCGGATCGGTCACGAGCGTGGGTGGTGGTCATGGGCGAAAAGAGACCAGGTGTGTTGGTCATTCCCCCGACGCTCTGGCACGGGGCGGCGACGGTGGGGCCGAACCCGGCCGGACTTCTCTACTACGTGACCCGGGCGTTCAACCCGGCGTCGCCCGACGAGGAGCGTCTGGCATGGGATGGTGTGGCGGGTTTCCCCTGGGAGACGCAGCATCGATGA
- a CDS encoding UDP-N-acetylglucosamine--LPS N-acetylglucosamine transferase, whose amino-acid sequence MNETRSKPTRILAVASGGGHWVQLLRLRPAFEGARVTYVTVDRGYAQDLEPGSRLRIVNDATRWNKAGLARMALRLLWIILRERPHVVISTGAAPGYFALRLARLVGARTIWVDSMANVEELSMSGQKIGRHADLWLTQWAHLARPDGPHHAGSVL is encoded by the coding sequence GTGAACGAAACACGATCCAAGCCGACGCGCATCCTCGCCGTCGCCTCGGGCGGAGGGCACTGGGTTCAGTTGCTGCGACTGCGCCCGGCATTCGAAGGCGCGCGGGTGACCTATGTCACCGTTGATCGCGGATACGCGCAGGATCTCGAGCCGGGGTCTCGGCTGCGGATCGTCAACGACGCCACGCGATGGAACAAGGCCGGACTGGCGCGGATGGCGCTGCGGCTGCTGTGGATCATCCTGCGTGAAAGGCCGCACGTGGTCATCTCCACAGGCGCCGCGCCGGGGTACTTCGCCTTGCGGCTGGCCCGGCTGGTGGGGGCCCGCACCATCTGGGTGGACAGCATGGCCAACGTCGAGGAGCTGTCGATGTCGGGCCAGAAGATCGGACGCCATGCCGACCTGTGGCTGACGCAATGGGCGCATCTGGCCCGTCCGGATGGACCGCACCATGCCGGGAGCGTGCTGTGA
- a CDS encoding glycosyltransferase family 2 protein — protein MRRYVVISPCRDEAVHLEATIRTMAAQTCPPTLWVIVNDGSTDGTGAILERAEAAHSFIRVVTRQDRGERKVGPGVIEAFYAGLETVDLDDFDYVCKMDADLELPPRYFERLMEEMEREPRLGAVSGKMFLRDEHGRLSHERRGDEHAAGPSKFYRVACFREIGGFVRMVGWDGIDGHMCRQRGWMARSIMDDEIKVVHRRMMGSSHRGVLHGRMRGGEGKWRIGSSPWYLLATMVYRMVDPPPVVGALAMAYGYFRAMVRRVPRQSDPAYLKFLRGYEWRALFLGKNRTTAKYHEAIRRRFASNAETTVDQRSRQ, from the coding sequence ATGCGCCGCTACGTCGTCATCAGCCCCTGCCGTGACGAGGCGGTGCATCTCGAGGCGACCATCCGAACGATGGCGGCGCAGACCTGTCCGCCGACGCTGTGGGTGATCGTCAACGACGGCTCGACGGATGGAACGGGGGCGATCCTGGAACGGGCGGAGGCGGCCCATTCATTCATTCGCGTGGTCACGCGGCAGGACCGGGGCGAGCGAAAGGTCGGGCCGGGCGTGATCGAGGCCTTCTACGCCGGGCTGGAGACGGTCGATCTTGACGACTTTGACTATGTCTGCAAGATGGACGCGGACCTGGAGCTTCCGCCGCGGTACTTCGAGCGGCTCATGGAGGAGATGGAGCGCGAGCCGCGCCTTGGCGCGGTGTCGGGCAAGATGTTCCTGCGCGACGAGCACGGCCGGCTGAGCCACGAAAGGCGGGGGGATGAGCACGCCGCCGGGCCAAGTAAGTTCTACCGGGTGGCGTGTTTTCGTGAGATCGGCGGGTTCGTGCGCATGGTGGGGTGGGACGGCATTGACGGGCACATGTGCCGCCAGAGGGGGTGGATGGCCCGGTCGATCATGGACGACGAGATCAAGGTCGTGCATCGCCGCATGATGGGGTCGAGTCATCGCGGCGTGCTGCACGGCCGGATGCGTGGAGGTGAGGGCAAGTGGCGGATCGGCTCATCGCCGTGGTACCTGCTGGCGACGATGGTGTACCGCATGGTTGATCCGCCTCCGGTGGTGGGGGCGCTGGCGATGGCGTACGGCTACTTCCGCGCGATGGTCCGGCGCGTGCCGCGGCAGTCCGACCCGGCGTATCTCAAGTTCCTGCGAGGGTACGAGTGGCGGGCGCTGTTCCTGGGGAAGAACCGGACCACGGCCAAGTACCACGAGGCCATCCGACGACGGTTTGCTTCGAACGCGGAGACGACAGTGGATCAGCGGTCCCGGCAGTGA